From Deltaproteobacteria bacterium, one genomic window encodes:
- a CDS encoding transcriptional regulator, whose translation MLNREVVLELRNLLNAAKTGVDYTARDKAACPACGHQLSTMATRPWDGGFRTRYHKCINPDCVLAMLDQSVKSIQEI comes from the coding sequence ATGTTGAACCGGGAAGTGGTGCTTGAACTGCGGAACCTGCTGAACGCGGCCAAGACGGGCGTGGACTACACGGCCCGCGACAAGGCCGCGTGCCCGGCCTGCGGGCACCAGCTTTCAACCATGGCGACCAGACCGTGGGACGGAGGCTTCCGGACCCGATACCATAAATGCATCAATCCGGACTGCGTGCTGGCCATGCTGGACCAGAGCGTGAAGTCCATTCAGGAGATATGA